In one Melospiza melodia melodia isolate bMelMel2 chromosome 5, bMelMel2.pri, whole genome shotgun sequence genomic region, the following are encoded:
- the CRACD gene encoding capping protein-inhibiting regulator of actin dynamics isoform X2 has product MGSRAFSHDSIFIPDGRTESEQAIQAMSQENVLGKVKILQQQLAKNIKFGQPPQMTISARTMGEANASTEDDALLSSPMETEAQQDTVISDCSNKSADTPDFLRKMNFLGTGYEMEEKLTPMKSARPKRQFSCSGTIETINLDSVPQALARLDNSAAKHKLSVKPKKQRMSRQHKRLTKGSQSLTITEFEPEDLETQLYEDIYPGYNGRFTADKLIQDRDEQKQLQLAEEKRIEDHLGIIEAERIRQIVEMEEQREMEEKRCQELEEMQKEQEKRCCEEERRQYLLEEETLKIEEQTCHKEERRLMKAEKRQALDKQMQKELEEQQRQNLAEKRHWEVEEQQRQELEEQKLKEQQEQGQELEVQKLKEQEEQQRQELYMQKFNEQEEQQRQKLEEQKLKEQQEQRRELEEQKLKEQEEQQRQELEVQKLKEQEEQQRRELEELELKEQDEQQRQELEVQKLKEQQEHQRRELDRQQHQQREEQQRLKQEEAKNQEQREQQRRELEEQKHREQEEQRHQELEEQKHQEWEEQKHKDLEEKQRQELEEQKRQAPKELKQHGTEKESQKEEERNWLEEQTELKKENKEEIQQQELEEKELEEAEIKLKQEKEPESLKQEKKQEEQRQHLKEKEKTEKEQPQQVTDKKKKREEQRKHKLTKQMHMESSDCVLQDELKQQKEQNGHEQKVDTEGQNLQPKQEKSLEQPQEKDQLCSAGGAARHPAEEKIQEGSSFQKVKQPEKGTKTAEEMLAQKLKKEVEAQEQKRIGEELRWQEVDERQMASRPFTFQVSSGDKQIIFQKVNLSPVMPIKGAGLSSPSVKDCRVHTTSKGSHSLPSSVCVPHTAILVTGAQLCGTAVNLNQIKDMACKSLLGLTEERKTVDIPSPEKSERKKQDPKPSSSKMKHAQEALNNQAVLAEWASIRSRILKNAENNKYNERDRGTACRHSDDWTPRGGRGAPHGNLRKTLSANAKFSITPAWQKFSDASKTNSDTESVNVAKGNETVAVGRTTGSSADSKEDVVSTFKDHLAEKLKEKMETHREVTDNTEGCKFAKDLPSFLVPSFPHSMGKELPQPELPNALENQQNNSTKKADKPSPNGEENVSPFGIKLRRTNYSLRFHYDQQVEQKKKKRYSAGDSFDGVPDPLTSTEGEKESSVFTSQESTSPGTGRANLPGNLKESSVTVVEFSAPVGTPATSQSALSAHEKLAYKTLVPQKPALAPKPTSQTPPSSPLSKMNRSNLSEMLGQRVAKAESEGGWRKEDRANAAQAIPSNDYKNEEEEVKEKKSFFPSLSIPWREKNDKKPEPLKKEKPVLQSRHSVDGSKLLEKVETSQPLWITLALQKQKGFREQQATREERRQAREAKQAEKLAKENAAVSNQSDNKSSSSKTSTLQKSTTQEGEKKIETAVSRLERREHLKKSNTLPTSVTVEISDSVPSTPVTKEVAKRFSTPDANPVSTEPAWLALAKRKAKAWSDCPQIIK; this is encoded by the exons CAACAGTTGGCCAAAAATATAAAATTTGGGCAGCCTCCACAAATGACAATTTCTGCAAGGACGATGGGGGAAGCAAATGCCAGTACAGAAGACGATGCACTGCTCAGCAGCCCCATGGAGACTGAGGCCCAGCAGGACACTGTGATCTCAGACTGCAGTAATAAA TCTGCTGACACTCCAGATTTCTTGAGAAAAATGAATTTTCTTGGAACAGGATATGAAATGGAGGAAAAG CTCACTCCAATGAAGTCAGCTCGGCCAAAAAGGCAGTTTTCCTGTTCTGGCACAATCGAAACAATCAATTTGGATTCAGTTCCTCAGGCTCTTGCTCGTCTGGACAACAGTGCAGCTAAGCACAAACTGTCAGTGAAGCCAAAAAAGCAGAGGATGTCAAGACAGCACAAGAGATTGACAAAG GGATCACAAAGTTTAACAATAACAGAATTTGAGCCAGAGGACCTAGAAACTCAGCTGTATGAGGACATATACCCAGGTTATAATGGACGCTTCACAGCAGACAAGCTAATCCAGGACAGAGATGAGCAGAAGCAGCTTCAGCTGGCAGAGGAAAAAAGAATTGAAGATCACTTGGGTATCATTGAAGCTGAAAGGATAAGACAGATTGTAGAAATGGaagaacaaagagaaatggaagaaaaaaggTGCCAAGAACTTGAGGAGATgcaaaaagaacaggaaaaaagaTGCTGTGAAGAAGAGAGGAGGCAATACCTCCTTGAAGAAGAGACATTGAAAATAGAAGAGCAAACATGCCATAAAGAAGAAAGAAGACTGATGAAGGCTGAAAAAAGGCAAGCGCTGGACAAGCAGATGCAGAAGGAGTTGGAGGAACAACAAAGACAAAACCTTGCGGAGAAGAGGCACTGGGAAGTGGAGGAACAACAGAGACAAGAGCTGGAGGAGCAGAAGCTCAAGGAACAGCAGGAACAAGGACAAGAGCTGGAGGTGCAGAAGCTCAAGGAACAGGAGGAACAACAGAGACAAGAGCTGTACATGCAGAAGTTCAACGAACAGGAGGAACAACAGAGACAAAAGCTGGAGGAGCAGAAGCTCAAGGAACAGCAGGAACAGAGACGAGAGTTGGAGGAACAGAAGCTCAAGGAACAAGAAGAGCAACAGAGGCAAGAGCTGGAGGTGCAGAAACTCAAGGAACAGGAGGAACAACAGAGACGAGAGttggaggagctggagctcaAGGAACAGGACGAGCAACAGAGACAAGAGCTGGAAGTACAAAAGCTCAAGGAACAACAAGAGCATCAGAGACGAGAGCTGGACAGGCAGCAACACCAGCAAAGGGAGGAACAGCAAAGACTAAAGCAGGAGGAAGCGAAGAACCAGGAACAGAGAGAGCAACAGAGACGAGAGCTGGAGGAGCAGAAGCACCGGGAACAGGAAGAGCAGAGACATCAGGAACTGGAGGAGCAGAAGCATCAGGAATGGGAAGAGCAGAAGCACAAGGATCTGGAGGAGAAACAGAGACAAGAGCTGGAGGAGCAGAAGAGACAAGCACCAAAAGAATTAAAGCAACATGGGACTGAAAAAGAGAGtcaaaaggaagaagaaagaaactgGCTGGAGGAACAaacagagctcaagaaagaaaataaggaagaaatacAGCAACAAGAACTAGAAGAGAAAGAGCTTGAAGAAGCTGAAATAAAACTAAAGCAGGAGAAAGAGCCTGAGAGCCTCAAACAAGAGAAGAAACAGGAGGAACAAAGACAGCAtttgaaggagaaagaaaagacagagaaggaACAACCCCAGCAAGTGACAGACAAGAAAAAGAAACGGGAAGAGCAGAGGAAACACAAACTCACAAAACAAATGCACATGGAAAGTTCAGACTGTGTACTACAAGATGAACTGAAACAGCAAAAGGAACAAAATGGACATGAGCAGAAGGTAGACACAGAAGGACAAAATCTTCAGCCAAAACAAGAAAAATCCTTGGAACAGCCACAGGAAAAAGATCAGTTGTGTTCTGCTGGAGGGGCTGCTCGGCATCCAGCAGAGGAGAAGATCCAAGAAGGATCAAGTTTCCAAAAAgtcaaacagccagaaaaaggaaCTAAAACAGCAGAAGAAATGCTAGCCCAGAAACTGAAAAAGGAAGTTGAGGCTCAGGAGCAAAAACGCATAGGGGAAGAACTTCGGTGGCAAGAAGTAGATGAAAGACAAATGGCATCCAGACCCTTCACATTTCAAGTGTCTTCTGGAGATAAACAGATCATATTTCAGAAAGTAAATCTGAGTCCTGTTATGCCCATCAAAGGAGCAGGACTCTCTTCTCCATCTGTCAAAGACTGCAGGGTGCACACTACCAGTAAGGGCTCTCATTCCCTCCCATCATCTGTGTGTGTACCCCACACAGCTATTTTGGTTACCGGAGCGCAGCTGTGTGGCACAGCAGTGAACTTGAACCAGATTAAGGACATGGCTTGCAAATCATTACTTGGCTTAACAGAAGAGAGGAAAACTGTGGATATTCCCTCTCCAGAGAAGTCCGAGAGAAAAAAACAGGatcccaaacccagcagcagtAAAATGAAACACGCACAAGAGGCATTGAACAACCAGGCTGTACTGGCTGAGTGGGCCTCTATCCGCTCCAGGATCCTAAAGAATGCAGAAAACAACAAATATAATGAGAGAGACCGAGGAActgcctgcaggcacagtgaTGACTGGACACCCCGAGGAGGACGCGGTGCTCCCCATGGCAACTTGAGGAAAACCCTCTCTGCCAATGCAAAGTTCTCAATAACACCAGCATGGCAGAAATTTTCAGATGCTTCAAAAACCAATTCAGATACTGAGAGTGTAAATGTGGCAAAAGGCAATGAAACAGTGGCTGTGGGGAGAACCACTGGCTCATCTGCTGATTCGAAGGAGGATGTAGTTTCCACTTTTAAGGATCACTTAGCTGAAAAGCTTAAAGAGAAAATGGAAACTCATAGGGAAGTGACAGACAACACTGAAGGCTGTAAATTTGCAAAAGATCTTCCATCATTCCTTGTTCCAAGTTTTCCACATTCTATGGGGAAGGAATTACCCCAGCCAGAACTTCCCAACGCTCTGGAAAATCAGCAGAATAACAGCACAAAAAAAGCAGATAAACCATCACCAAATGGAGAAGAAAATGTTTCTCCTTTTGGGATAAAGTTACGAAGGACAAACTACTCTTTACGTTTTCATTATGATCAACAGGTagagcaaaagaaaaagaaaagatacaGTGCAGGAGACAGTTTTGATGGTGTGCCTGACCCACTTACCTCaacagaaggagagaaagaatcCTCTGTTTTTACTTCACAAGAAAGTACCTCTCCTGGCACTGGGAGAGCAAACCTCCCTGGTAATTTAAAAGAGTCTTCAGTTACTGTGGTGGAGTTTTCAGCACCTGTGGGCACACCAGCCACCAGCCAGAGTGCTCTATCTGCTCATGAGAAACTTGCATACAAGACCCTGGTCCCACAGAAACCTGCTTTAGCTCCAAAGCCCACCAGCCAGACCCCACCATCATCTCCTCTCTCCAAAATGAACAGATCAAACCTATCTGAAATGCTGGGGCAAAGGGTGGCTAAAGCTGAATCAGAAGGTGGCTGGAGAAAGGAAGACAGAGCAAATGCAGCCCAAGCCATACCATCCAATGACTACAAAAATGAAGAGGAAGAAGTCAAAGAAAAGAAGTCATTTTTCCCATCTCTAAGTATTCcatggagagaaaaaaatgacaaaaagccTGAGCCATTGAAAAAAG AAAAGCCTGTTCTTCAAAGCAGGCACTCTGTAGATGGCTCTAAATTGTTGGAAAAAGTGGAAACTTCACAACCACTTTGGATTACATTAGCGCTGCAAAAGCAAAAGGGATTTCGTGAGCAGCAAGCCACAAGGGAAGAGAGAAGACAAGCCAGAGAGGCAAAGCAAGCAGAGAAACTGGCTAAAGAAAAT GCTGCTGTAAGTAATCAGTCAGATAATAAAAGTAGCAGCAGCAAAACAAGCACACTGCAGAAATCTACAACTCAAGAAGGAGAGAAGAAAATTGAGACTGCTGTGTCAAGACTAGAAAGAAGGGAGCATCTAAAAAAGTCGAACACCCTTCCAACTTCTGTGACAG TGGAAATTTCAGATTCTGTTCCATCAACCCCAGTGACAAAGGAGGTGGCCAAGAGATTCTCTACGCCTGATGCTAACCCAGTGTCAACAGAGCCAGCCTGGCTTGCATTAGCCAAGAGGAAAGCAAAAGCCTGGAGTGACTGTCCACAGATCATAAAGTAA
- the CRACD gene encoding capping protein-inhibiting regulator of actin dynamics isoform X1, translating into MINLFKKPYKKKAGKFQPFKKLFGKRKKREPASECEEPKLKPSHSFGSICNGAFSLDGEPDGGLRSSHYSMGSRAFSHDSIFIPDGRTESEQAIQAMSQENVLGKVKILQQQLAKNIKFGQPPQMTISARTMGEANASTEDDALLSSPMETEAQQDTVISDCSNKSADTPDFLRKMNFLGTGYEMEEKLTPMKSARPKRQFSCSGTIETINLDSVPQALARLDNSAAKHKLSVKPKKQRMSRQHKRLTKGSQSLTITEFEPEDLETQLYEDIYPGYNGRFTADKLIQDRDEQKQLQLAEEKRIEDHLGIIEAERIRQIVEMEEQREMEEKRCQELEEMQKEQEKRCCEEERRQYLLEEETLKIEEQTCHKEERRLMKAEKRQALDKQMQKELEEQQRQNLAEKRHWEVEEQQRQELEEQKLKEQQEQGQELEVQKLKEQEEQQRQELYMQKFNEQEEQQRQKLEEQKLKEQQEQRRELEEQKLKEQEEQQRQELEVQKLKEQEEQQRRELEELELKEQDEQQRQELEVQKLKEQQEHQRRELDRQQHQQREEQQRLKQEEAKNQEQREQQRRELEEQKHREQEEQRHQELEEQKHQEWEEQKHKDLEEKQRQELEEQKRQAPKELKQHGTEKESQKEEERNWLEEQTELKKENKEEIQQQELEEKELEEAEIKLKQEKEPESLKQEKKQEEQRQHLKEKEKTEKEQPQQVTDKKKKREEQRKHKLTKQMHMESSDCVLQDELKQQKEQNGHEQKVDTEGQNLQPKQEKSLEQPQEKDQLCSAGGAARHPAEEKIQEGSSFQKVKQPEKGTKTAEEMLAQKLKKEVEAQEQKRIGEELRWQEVDERQMASRPFTFQVSSGDKQIIFQKVNLSPVMPIKGAGLSSPSVKDCRVHTTSKGSHSLPSSVCVPHTAILVTGAQLCGTAVNLNQIKDMACKSLLGLTEERKTVDIPSPEKSERKKQDPKPSSSKMKHAQEALNNQAVLAEWASIRSRILKNAENNKYNERDRGTACRHSDDWTPRGGRGAPHGNLRKTLSANAKFSITPAWQKFSDASKTNSDTESVNVAKGNETVAVGRTTGSSADSKEDVVSTFKDHLAEKLKEKMETHREVTDNTEGCKFAKDLPSFLVPSFPHSMGKELPQPELPNALENQQNNSTKKADKPSPNGEENVSPFGIKLRRTNYSLRFHYDQQVEQKKKKRYSAGDSFDGVPDPLTSTEGEKESSVFTSQESTSPGTGRANLPGNLKESSVTVVEFSAPVGTPATSQSALSAHEKLAYKTLVPQKPALAPKPTSQTPPSSPLSKMNRSNLSEMLGQRVAKAESEGGWRKEDRANAAQAIPSNDYKNEEEEVKEKKSFFPSLSIPWREKNDKKPEPLKKEKPVLQSRHSVDGSKLLEKVETSQPLWITLALQKQKGFREQQATREERRQAREAKQAEKLAKENAAVSNQSDNKSSSSKTSTLQKSTTQEGEKKIETAVSRLERREHLKKSNTLPTSVTVEISDSVPSTPVTKEVAKRFSTPDANPVSTEPAWLALAKRKAKAWSDCPQIIK; encoded by the exons CAACAGTTGGCCAAAAATATAAAATTTGGGCAGCCTCCACAAATGACAATTTCTGCAAGGACGATGGGGGAAGCAAATGCCAGTACAGAAGACGATGCACTGCTCAGCAGCCCCATGGAGACTGAGGCCCAGCAGGACACTGTGATCTCAGACTGCAGTAATAAA TCTGCTGACACTCCAGATTTCTTGAGAAAAATGAATTTTCTTGGAACAGGATATGAAATGGAGGAAAAG CTCACTCCAATGAAGTCAGCTCGGCCAAAAAGGCAGTTTTCCTGTTCTGGCACAATCGAAACAATCAATTTGGATTCAGTTCCTCAGGCTCTTGCTCGTCTGGACAACAGTGCAGCTAAGCACAAACTGTCAGTGAAGCCAAAAAAGCAGAGGATGTCAAGACAGCACAAGAGATTGACAAAG GGATCACAAAGTTTAACAATAACAGAATTTGAGCCAGAGGACCTAGAAACTCAGCTGTATGAGGACATATACCCAGGTTATAATGGACGCTTCACAGCAGACAAGCTAATCCAGGACAGAGATGAGCAGAAGCAGCTTCAGCTGGCAGAGGAAAAAAGAATTGAAGATCACTTGGGTATCATTGAAGCTGAAAGGATAAGACAGATTGTAGAAATGGaagaacaaagagaaatggaagaaaaaaggTGCCAAGAACTTGAGGAGATgcaaaaagaacaggaaaaaagaTGCTGTGAAGAAGAGAGGAGGCAATACCTCCTTGAAGAAGAGACATTGAAAATAGAAGAGCAAACATGCCATAAAGAAGAAAGAAGACTGATGAAGGCTGAAAAAAGGCAAGCGCTGGACAAGCAGATGCAGAAGGAGTTGGAGGAACAACAAAGACAAAACCTTGCGGAGAAGAGGCACTGGGAAGTGGAGGAACAACAGAGACAAGAGCTGGAGGAGCAGAAGCTCAAGGAACAGCAGGAACAAGGACAAGAGCTGGAGGTGCAGAAGCTCAAGGAACAGGAGGAACAACAGAGACAAGAGCTGTACATGCAGAAGTTCAACGAACAGGAGGAACAACAGAGACAAAAGCTGGAGGAGCAGAAGCTCAAGGAACAGCAGGAACAGAGACGAGAGTTGGAGGAACAGAAGCTCAAGGAACAAGAAGAGCAACAGAGGCAAGAGCTGGAGGTGCAGAAACTCAAGGAACAGGAGGAACAACAGAGACGAGAGttggaggagctggagctcaAGGAACAGGACGAGCAACAGAGACAAGAGCTGGAAGTACAAAAGCTCAAGGAACAACAAGAGCATCAGAGACGAGAGCTGGACAGGCAGCAACACCAGCAAAGGGAGGAACAGCAAAGACTAAAGCAGGAGGAAGCGAAGAACCAGGAACAGAGAGAGCAACAGAGACGAGAGCTGGAGGAGCAGAAGCACCGGGAACAGGAAGAGCAGAGACATCAGGAACTGGAGGAGCAGAAGCATCAGGAATGGGAAGAGCAGAAGCACAAGGATCTGGAGGAGAAACAGAGACAAGAGCTGGAGGAGCAGAAGAGACAAGCACCAAAAGAATTAAAGCAACATGGGACTGAAAAAGAGAGtcaaaaggaagaagaaagaaactgGCTGGAGGAACAaacagagctcaagaaagaaaataaggaagaaatacAGCAACAAGAACTAGAAGAGAAAGAGCTTGAAGAAGCTGAAATAAAACTAAAGCAGGAGAAAGAGCCTGAGAGCCTCAAACAAGAGAAGAAACAGGAGGAACAAAGACAGCAtttgaaggagaaagaaaagacagagaaggaACAACCCCAGCAAGTGACAGACAAGAAAAAGAAACGGGAAGAGCAGAGGAAACACAAACTCACAAAACAAATGCACATGGAAAGTTCAGACTGTGTACTACAAGATGAACTGAAACAGCAAAAGGAACAAAATGGACATGAGCAGAAGGTAGACACAGAAGGACAAAATCTTCAGCCAAAACAAGAAAAATCCTTGGAACAGCCACAGGAAAAAGATCAGTTGTGTTCTGCTGGAGGGGCTGCTCGGCATCCAGCAGAGGAGAAGATCCAAGAAGGATCAAGTTTCCAAAAAgtcaaacagccagaaaaaggaaCTAAAACAGCAGAAGAAATGCTAGCCCAGAAACTGAAAAAGGAAGTTGAGGCTCAGGAGCAAAAACGCATAGGGGAAGAACTTCGGTGGCAAGAAGTAGATGAAAGACAAATGGCATCCAGACCCTTCACATTTCAAGTGTCTTCTGGAGATAAACAGATCATATTTCAGAAAGTAAATCTGAGTCCTGTTATGCCCATCAAAGGAGCAGGACTCTCTTCTCCATCTGTCAAAGACTGCAGGGTGCACACTACCAGTAAGGGCTCTCATTCCCTCCCATCATCTGTGTGTGTACCCCACACAGCTATTTTGGTTACCGGAGCGCAGCTGTGTGGCACAGCAGTGAACTTGAACCAGATTAAGGACATGGCTTGCAAATCATTACTTGGCTTAACAGAAGAGAGGAAAACTGTGGATATTCCCTCTCCAGAGAAGTCCGAGAGAAAAAAACAGGatcccaaacccagcagcagtAAAATGAAACACGCACAAGAGGCATTGAACAACCAGGCTGTACTGGCTGAGTGGGCCTCTATCCGCTCCAGGATCCTAAAGAATGCAGAAAACAACAAATATAATGAGAGAGACCGAGGAActgcctgcaggcacagtgaTGACTGGACACCCCGAGGAGGACGCGGTGCTCCCCATGGCAACTTGAGGAAAACCCTCTCTGCCAATGCAAAGTTCTCAATAACACCAGCATGGCAGAAATTTTCAGATGCTTCAAAAACCAATTCAGATACTGAGAGTGTAAATGTGGCAAAAGGCAATGAAACAGTGGCTGTGGGGAGAACCACTGGCTCATCTGCTGATTCGAAGGAGGATGTAGTTTCCACTTTTAAGGATCACTTAGCTGAAAAGCTTAAAGAGAAAATGGAAACTCATAGGGAAGTGACAGACAACACTGAAGGCTGTAAATTTGCAAAAGATCTTCCATCATTCCTTGTTCCAAGTTTTCCACATTCTATGGGGAAGGAATTACCCCAGCCAGAACTTCCCAACGCTCTGGAAAATCAGCAGAATAACAGCACAAAAAAAGCAGATAAACCATCACCAAATGGAGAAGAAAATGTTTCTCCTTTTGGGATAAAGTTACGAAGGACAAACTACTCTTTACGTTTTCATTATGATCAACAGGTagagcaaaagaaaaagaaaagatacaGTGCAGGAGACAGTTTTGATGGTGTGCCTGACCCACTTACCTCaacagaaggagagaaagaatcCTCTGTTTTTACTTCACAAGAAAGTACCTCTCCTGGCACTGGGAGAGCAAACCTCCCTGGTAATTTAAAAGAGTCTTCAGTTACTGTGGTGGAGTTTTCAGCACCTGTGGGCACACCAGCCACCAGCCAGAGTGCTCTATCTGCTCATGAGAAACTTGCATACAAGACCCTGGTCCCACAGAAACCTGCTTTAGCTCCAAAGCCCACCAGCCAGACCCCACCATCATCTCCTCTCTCCAAAATGAACAGATCAAACCTATCTGAAATGCTGGGGCAAAGGGTGGCTAAAGCTGAATCAGAAGGTGGCTGGAGAAAGGAAGACAGAGCAAATGCAGCCCAAGCCATACCATCCAATGACTACAAAAATGAAGAGGAAGAAGTCAAAGAAAAGAAGTCATTTTTCCCATCTCTAAGTATTCcatggagagaaaaaaatgacaaaaagccTGAGCCATTGAAAAAAG AAAAGCCTGTTCTTCAAAGCAGGCACTCTGTAGATGGCTCTAAATTGTTGGAAAAAGTGGAAACTTCACAACCACTTTGGATTACATTAGCGCTGCAAAAGCAAAAGGGATTTCGTGAGCAGCAAGCCACAAGGGAAGAGAGAAGACAAGCCAGAGAGGCAAAGCAAGCAGAGAAACTGGCTAAAGAAAAT GCTGCTGTAAGTAATCAGTCAGATAATAAAAGTAGCAGCAGCAAAACAAGCACACTGCAGAAATCTACAACTCAAGAAGGAGAGAAGAAAATTGAGACTGCTGTGTCAAGACTAGAAAGAAGGGAGCATCTAAAAAAGTCGAACACCCTTCCAACTTCTGTGACAG TGGAAATTTCAGATTCTGTTCCATCAACCCCAGTGACAAAGGAGGTGGCCAAGAGATTCTCTACGCCTGATGCTAACCCAGTGTCAACAGAGCCAGCCTGGCTTGCATTAGCCAAGAGGAAAGCAAAAGCCTGGAGTGACTGTCCACAGATCATAAAGTAA